A DNA window from Paraclostridium bifermentans contains the following coding sequences:
- the sigK gene encoding RNA polymerase sporulation sigma factor SigK, producing MTILKSFEKPLTPEEEYNYLTKFKLEKDESAKEVLIERNMRLVAHIAKKYNNSTEDQDDLISIGTIGLIKAIETYNVEKGTRLATYASKCIENEILMNIRTNKKNKVQVSLQDPIGTDKEGNEISLIDVLGTDIDHILDQVELKVQISKLYEKLENILSPREREIVKLRYGLTPLGYKTQREIAQKLDISRSYVSRIEKRALKKLRKELKCEKSLN from the coding sequence TTGACTATATTAAAATCTTTTGAAAAACCCTTAACTCCTGAAGAAGAGTATAATTATCTAACTAAATTTAAATTAGAAAAAGATGAATCAGCTAAGGAAGTATTAATTGAAAGAAACATGAGATTAGTAGCGCATATAGCAAAAAAATATAATAACTCAACTGAAGATCAAGATGATCTTATTTCTATAGGGACAATAGGTCTTATAAAAGCTATAGAAACTTATAACGTGGAAAAAGGAACTCGATTAGCTACGTATGCGTCAAAATGTATAGAAAATGAAATATTAATGAACATAAGAACTAATAAGAAAAATAAAGTGCAAGTTTCATTACAAGATCCTATAGGCACTGACAAGGAAGGTAATGAAATAAGTTTAATTGATGTACTTGGTACTGATATAGACCATATTTTAGACCAAGTAGAGTTAAAGGTTCAAATCAGTAAGCTTTATGAAAAATTGGAAAATATATTAAGTCCAAGAGAAAGAGAAATTGTAAAGTTAAGATATGGATTAACTCCTCTTGGATATAAAACACAAAGAGAAATTGCTCAAAAGTTGGATATTTCTAGATCGTATGTTTCTAGAATAGAAAAACGAGCATTGAAAAAGTTAAGAAAAGAATTAAAATGTGAAAAAAGCCTTAATTAA